In Carcharodon carcharias isolate sCarCar2 chromosome 3, sCarCar2.pri, whole genome shotgun sequence, a single window of DNA contains:
- the LOC121276005 gene encoding protein FAM237A-like, whose translation MRSLGGSLFLMLIWILMVVMAQKRSTDPMNLGEIDPQCWESSSLALVEMKKLRVAETVSGLWDFMIYLKLSEKPKHGALFIELAQLFWDIYVDCVLSRSHGLGRRQIITGYTFMYPQYMTGNSLYTV comes from the coding sequence ATGCGGTCTCTGGGCGGCAGCTTGTTCTTGATGCTGATCTGGATCCTGATGGTGGTTATGGCTCAGAAAAGGAGCACGGACCCAATGAACCTGGGGGAGATCGACCCTCAGTGCTGGGAGAGCTCCTCCCTCGCCCTGGTCGAGATGAAGAAGCTGCGAGTCGCCGAAACGGTCAGTGGCCTCTGGGACTTCATGATCTACCTGAAACTGTCGGAAAAACCCAAACACGGCGCCCTGTTCATTGAGCTGGCTCAGCTCTTCTGGGATATCTATGTGGACTGTGTGCTGTCGAGATCTCATGGACTGGGCAGGAGGCAGATCATAACCGGATATACCTTTATGTATCCACAGTACATGACAGGTAACTCACTCTATACAGTGTAG